From Micromonospora echinaurantiaca:
TGGGTTCGTTCATCGGCGCCGAGGCGACGCTGTCCTTCCTGGGCGTCGGCCTGAAGACCCCGGTGGTGTCCTGGGGCATCATGATCAGCGAGGCGCAGAACTACATCCGCGTCTCGCCGTTCCTGCTCTTCTTCCCCGCCGCGTTCCTCGTCACCGCCGTGCTGAGCTTCGTGATGCTCGGTGAGGCGGTCCGCGAGGCCCTCGATCCGAAACTCCGCTAGGGGCGATTCAGTTGTCCGACATTCTCGTGTCCGAGCAGTCCGCGGCAGGCGCCTCCGGGCGCCCCGCCGGCCGGCTGCTGGAGGTCGACGACCTGCGCGTGGAGTTCCGTACCCGGGACGGCGTCGCCAAGGTCATCAACGGAGTCACGTACCACGTCGACGCGGGGGAGACCCTCGCCGTGCTCGGCGAGTCCGGCTCCGGCAAGAGCGTCACCGCCCAGACGATCATGGGCATCCTGGACACGCCCCCCGGCTTCGTCACCGGTGGTCAGGTCCGCTTCCACGGCAAGGACATGCTGAAGATGTCCGCCGAGGAGCGTCGCCGCATCCGCGGCGAGGGGATCGCCATGATCTTCCAGGACGCGCTCTCCGCGCTCAACCCGGTTTTCACCGTCGGGTTCCAGATCGCCGAGCAGTTCCGGGTGCGGCGTGGCCTGGGTCGCGCCGAGGCCAAGAAGCGCGCGATCGAGATGCTCGACCAGGTGAAGATCCCGAACGCCAAGGGCCGGTTCAACAACTACCCGCACCAGTTCTCCGGCGGTATGCGGCAGCGCGCCATGATCGCGATGTCGCTGGCGCTCGACCCGGAGGTGCTGATCGCGGACGAGCCGACCACGGCGCTGGACGTGACGGTGCAGGCCCAGATCATGGACCTGCTGGCCGAGCTCCAGCGGGAGCGGCAGATGGGCATGATCCTGATCACCCACGACCTCGGCGTGGTCGCCGACGTCGCGGACCGGATCGCGGTCATGTACGCGGGCCGGATCGTCGAGGAAGCCAACGTGTACGACCTGTACGCCAGGCCGGCGCACCCGTACACGCTCGGCCTGCTCAACTCGATCCCCCGGCTCGACGAGAAGGGGCAGCAGCTCCGGACGATCAAGGGTCTCCCGCCGAACCTGATGAACATCCCGCCGGGCTGCCCGTTCAACCCGCGCTGCCCCATGGCGCAGCCGGTCTGCCGGGAGAAGGTCCCGCCGCTGCTGCAGGTGGGTGCCGGCCGGGCCAGCGCCTGCCACTTCGCCGAGGAGCTGGTGAACCGTGACTGAGAACATCCTCGAGGTCCGTGACCTGGTCAAGCACTACCCCGTCACCCGCGGTGTGGTGTTCAAGAAGACGATCGGTCACGTCAAGGCCGTCGACGGGGTCTCCTTCGACCTGCGGGCCGGCGAGACCCTCGGCGTGGTGGGCGAGTCCGGTTGCGGCAAGTCGACGCTGGCCCGGGTGCTGATGAACCTGGAGCGGCCGACCGCCGGCAGCGTGCACTACAAGGGGCAGGACATCTCCAAGCTCTCCGGCGGTGCGCTGCGGCGGCTGCGCCGGCAGATCCAGCTGGTGATGCAGGACCCGTACACCTCGCTGAACCCGCGGATGACGGTCGGTGACCTGATCGGCGAGCCGTTCGAGATCCACCCGGAGGTGGCTCCCAAGGGCAGCCGCCGGAACAAGGTCAAGGAACTGCTCGACCTGGTGGGCCTCAACCCGGAGCACATCAACCGGTACCCGCACCAGTTCTCCGGCGGTCAGCGGCAGCGCATCGGCATCGCCCGGGCGCTGGCCCTGCGGCCCGAGATCATCGTCTGCGACGAGCCGGTGTCGGCGCTGGACGTGTCGATCCAGGCCCAGGTGATGAACCTGCTGGAGCAGCTGCAGAGCGAGTTCGGCCTGTCGTACGTGTTCATCGCGCACGACCTGTCGGTGGTGCGGCACCTCTCCGACCGGGTCGCGGTGATGTACCTCGGCAAGATCGTCGAGGTCGGCACCGAGGACGAGATCTACGAGCGGCCGACCCACCCGTACACCCAGGCGCTGCTGTCGGCGGTGCCGGTGCCGGACCCGACCGTGCGGGACAACAAGGCGATCATCCGCCTGACCGGTGACGTGCCGTCGCCGGTCAGCCCGCCCTCGGGCTGCCGGTTCCGTACCCGGTGCTGGAAGGCGCAGGACGTCTGCGCCGAGCAGGTGCCGCTGCTGGAGATCCGGCGGGGCTCGGACCACCCGAGCGCCTGCCACTTCGCCGAGAAGCGGGAGATCGTCGCCACCCACGAGGCGTGACCCCACCGGAACCGCCTGCCCGCGTCACCACGACGCCGGCAGGCGGTTCCGCGTCTGCGGGCCCGGCCGGCGTACGGCTCAGAGCGGCCCGCGCCCGGCGCGGAGCAGCAGCAGCGCCAGCTGGGTGCCGTCGGCGCCGAGGGCGACCCGGAAGCGCTCCAGGATCTCCCGCTCGCGGGCGAGCACCAGGCGGGTGCCGCCGGAGGCCATCCGGGTCGCGCCGACCTCCTGGGAGAGCCGGGCCCGCTCCTGCCACAGCTCGATGAGCGCCCGGTCGATCTCGTCGATCCGCTCCCGGATCTCCACGATCCGGGCGGCGGCGGACGGTTCCGCGGTGCCGGTGCCCGGGGTGGTCGTGCCGGGCCTGCCGGTCCGGCCCGCCGCGCCGTTGGCGGTCACGCCGTCGGCCGGGGCGTCGGCTTCCGCGCCGGCGCCGCCGGCGCCGGTCCGAGCCGGTCCGCCGCTCTGCTTCACCACGTCTGTCATCATCGGGTACCCCTCGCGCTGTGGTGCCCGGTGCCGGGATCCCGGGACGGAAAAAGCCCCGGGCTCCAGGAGCCCGGGGCTTTTTCGTAGGTCTGATCGATCAGGCGCGACCTACGGCTGCCGGACTCCCGGAGCCGTAGTAAAAGTAGAAGCGCTGACCGAA
This genomic window contains:
- a CDS encoding chorismate mutase — encoded protein: MMTDVVKQSGGPARTGAGGAGAEADAPADGVTANGAAGRTGRPGTTTPGTGTAEPSAAARIVEIRERIDEIDRALIELWQERARLSQEVGATRMASGGTRLVLAREREILERFRVALGADGTQLALLLLRAGRGPL
- a CDS encoding ABC transporter ATP-binding protein — encoded protein: MTENILEVRDLVKHYPVTRGVVFKKTIGHVKAVDGVSFDLRAGETLGVVGESGCGKSTLARVLMNLERPTAGSVHYKGQDISKLSGGALRRLRRQIQLVMQDPYTSLNPRMTVGDLIGEPFEIHPEVAPKGSRRNKVKELLDLVGLNPEHINRYPHQFSGGQRQRIGIARALALRPEIIVCDEPVSALDVSIQAQVMNLLEQLQSEFGLSYVFIAHDLSVVRHLSDRVAVMYLGKIVEVGTEDEIYERPTHPYTQALLSAVPVPDPTVRDNKAIIRLTGDVPSPVSPPSGCRFRTRCWKAQDVCAEQVPLLEIRRGSDHPSACHFAEKREIVATHEA
- a CDS encoding ABC transporter ATP-binding protein, with the protein product MSEQSAAGASGRPAGRLLEVDDLRVEFRTRDGVAKVINGVTYHVDAGETLAVLGESGSGKSVTAQTIMGILDTPPGFVTGGQVRFHGKDMLKMSAEERRRIRGEGIAMIFQDALSALNPVFTVGFQIAEQFRVRRGLGRAEAKKRAIEMLDQVKIPNAKGRFNNYPHQFSGGMRQRAMIAMSLALDPEVLIADEPTTALDVTVQAQIMDLLAELQRERQMGMILITHDLGVVADVADRIAVMYAGRIVEEANVYDLYARPAHPYTLGLLNSIPRLDEKGQQLRTIKGLPPNLMNIPPGCPFNPRCPMAQPVCREKVPPLLQVGAGRASACHFAEELVNRD